Proteins encoded by one window of Arachis ipaensis cultivar K30076 chromosome B04, Araip1.1, whole genome shotgun sequence:
- the LOC107635613 gene encoding disease resistance protein RPP13-like, with protein sequence MAGSSSDHDETPLSYFKYDVFLSFRGHTRREFTDALYHALVNKRIETFRDSEKLRIGEELEGALVEAIERSRMSILILCDEYPTSKWCLDELVKIMECSGNGTRRPVLPVYFRVAKSDVQFQKNKYETAMADHEEKGRNNHKLEAWKSALSEVGKIYGQRCDHKTAWGEAIDNIVEEVTTRLPPPPLYIDRPLGCDSELEEAKSILEIGSHATCFMLGIHGDGDEISKFVAELYNKIRPHFVTASFLSNISEKTNESGGGLEHLQETLLSEMGEEVRTKIGSTFKGSSEIKRRLGQKRVLLVLDDVDSIQQLDSLARRTDWFGPGSRIIITTRYEDVLDDHILNNGVEVKKYCITEGSSSTVKEENVVGLEKDFEIVINQLKEEGSPGNVVSIVGMGGLGKTTLARKIYNSDEVKMLFPCRAWATVSKDYSGKEVFKSLLKCLKPSASKFEDSSSEEELKQKVKKCLKGKKYLVVLDDVWDSKAWRTIKNCFPENNNGGMILVTTRNDQMAYVSESKEPHHKLSFMDKERSWELFHKEVFCRRNCPPELESIGRSIVETCKGLPLAIKTTAGLVAKRERSEDAWEEIMNLLPYWSVADEDSSEEMMELLKFSYDDLPNKMKPCFLYLGVFPEDEEIWVRDLIRLWIAEGFIEPIQTGRSKSPPQLEDIGEQYLKELVDRNLVQVAKRRSDGKGVKICQIHDLFRELCISESNKPDNNNNNARRLSFPGDTGSYSCLLTCNQSCTCSLFVYGDDTQEWPHHIPEDCRVNVIYFADGFTDLNEYFKELKSLKFLKMFYFESYELCKLQSLKTCHVMMIIEKDLSIGRLKQLRHLRCENGLNLSVDEEVVKDKMQNLQTLCYVSADSQLGSLLDNGCFPNLRKLGVSINKDQGSPEENLRSLHCLNNLRKLVLMFEECWVPLDRIAFPSNITKISLSSFKDLKSKDMNTLGQIPSLQILKLRFGSCEEETLNCGAAGSFLRLQVFIMDGVNITCLTSEEGVMPRLRRAVFYNCPDLKEVTKQMRSLGSNLEFIEYDVNHGLSLG encoded by the exons ATGGCAGGTTCATCATCAGATCATGATGAAACACCGTTGTCATATTTCAAGTATGATGTTTTTCTGAGCTTCAGAGGCCACACAAGACGCGAATTCACAGACGCACTCTATCATGCTTTGGTCAACAAAAGAATCGAGACTTTCAGAGATAGCGAGAAGCTCAGAATAGGTGAGGAACTTGAAGGTGCTCTTGTTGAAGCAATTGAAAGATCAAGGATGTCAATTCTTATACTGTGTGACGAGTATCCAACTTCCAAGTGGTGCCTTGATGAACTCGTCAAGATCATGGAGTGTTCCGGCAACGGAACAAGGCGACCTGTGTTACCGGTCTATTTCCGCGTGGCAAAATCAGATGTGCAGTTTCAGAAAAATAAGTATGAAACAGCCATGGCTGAtcatgaagaaaaaggaagaaacaaCCACAAGCTGGAAGCATGGAAGTCAGCGTTGTCTGAAGTAGGCAAGATTTATGGTCAACGCTGTGATCACAAAAC AGCATGGGGAGAGGCTATTGACAACATTGTTGAAGAGGTCACAACAAGGCTTCCTCCTCCGCCTCTGTATATCGACCGTCCACTTGGATGTGATTCTGAACTTGAGGAGGCAAAATCAATTCTAGAGATTGGTTCTCATGCTACCTGTTTCATGCTGGGAATTCATGGAGATGGTGACGAAATAAGCAAATTTGTTGCAGAGCTGTATAACAAGATTAGGCCTCACTTTGTAACTGCAAGTTTTCTTTCCAATATCAGTGAGAAAACAAATGAAAGTGGTGGTGGCCTAGAACATCTACAAGAAACTCTTCTTTCTGAGATGGGAGAGGAGGTCAGGACTAAGATTGGAAGCACATTCAAAGGATCCTCTGAAATAAAACGAAGACTAGGCCAAAAAAGAGTTCTTCTGGTTTTGGATGATGTTGATAGTATACAACAACTGGATTCACTAGCTAGAAGAACTGATTGGTTTGGTCCTGGTAGTAGGATCATTATAACAACAAGATATGAAGATGTGCTAGATGATCATATTTTGAACAATGGTGTTGAGGTTAAGAAATATTGCATCACTGAAGGAAGTAGTTCTACTGTGAAGGAAGAAAATGTAGTGGGATtggagaaagattttgaaattgtgaTTAATCAACTCAAGGAAGAAGGTTCTCCTGGGAATGTTGTTTCCATTGTTGGCATGGGTGGGTTAGGCAAGACCACCCTTGCTCGAAAGATCTACAATAGCGATGAGGTGAAGATGTTATTCCCTTGCCGTGCATGGGCAACTGTGTCGAAGGATTACAGTGGAAAGGAAGTTTTTAAGAGCCTTCTCAAGTGTCTGAAGCCATCTGCATCTAAATTTGAAGATTCAAGTAGTGAAGAGGAGCTAAAGCAGAAGGTAAAGAAATGTCTGAAAGGAAAAAAGTACTTGGTAGTCCTTGATGATGTTTGGGACAGTAAAGCATGGCGCACTATAAAGAATTGTTTCCCAGAAAACAACAATGGTGGCATGATACTAGTAACTACTCGGAATGATCAGATGGCCTATGTTTCAGAGTCAAAGGAACCTCATCACAAGCTTTCCTTTATGGATAAAGAAAGAAGTTGGGAACTGTTTCACAAGGAGGTTTTCTGCAGAAGAAATTGTCCTCCTGagctagaatctattggcagATCAATTGTTGAAACTTGCAAGGGTTTACCATTGGCTATCAAAACAACAGCTGGGCTTGTTGCAAAGAGGGAGAGGTCAGAGGATGCATGGGAAGAAATCATGAATTTACTCCCTTATTGGAGTGTTGCTGATGAGGATAGTAGTGAGGAGATGATGGAGCTTTTGAAGTTTAGCTATGATGATTTGCCCAACAAAATGAAGCCATGCTTTCTATATCTTGGGGTGTTTCCTGAAGATGAAGAGATTTGGGTGAGAGACTTAATTCGTCTATGGATAGCAGAAGGGTTCATAGAGCCAATCCAAACTGGAAGATCAAAATCACCACCACAACTTGAAGATATCGGTGAGCAATACTTGAAGGAGCTAGTGGATCGTAACTTGGTACAAGTGGCAAAGAGAAGGAGTGATGGCAAAGGCGTGAAAATATGTCAGATCCATGATCTCTTCCGGGAATTGTGCATATCAGAGAGCAACAAACCtgataacaacaataacaatgctCGTAGACTGTCCTTTCCTGGGGATACAGGATCCTATTCATGTTTACTAACATGTAATCAATCATGCACTTGTTCCTTGTTCGTTTATGGAGATGATACACAAGAGTGGCCACATCATATTCCAGAAGATTGCAGAGTTAATGTGATATATTTTGCAGATGGGTTCACAGATCTAAATGAGTATTTCAAGGAGTTGAAAAGTCTTAAGTTCTTGAAAATGTTCTACTTTGAATCATATGAGTTATGTAAGCTTCAGAGTTTAAAAACGTGTCATGTGATGATGATCATTGAGAAAGACCTAAGTATTGGGAGGTTAAAGCAACTGAGACATCTTCGTTGTGAAAATGGCTTGAATTTATCAGTAGATGAAGAAGTAGTAAAAGATAAAATGCAGAATCTCCAAACACTATGTTATGTGTCTGCCGATTCGCAACTAGGGAGCTTACTCGACAATGGTTGCTTTCCCAACCTGAGAAAACTGGGTGTAAGTATAAATAAAGACCAAGGTTCACCTGAAGAAAACTTAAGGAGCCTGCACTGCCTAAACAACCTACGTAAGCTGGTACTTATGTTTGAAGAATGTTGGGTTCCATTAGATAGAATTGCATTTCCTTCAAATATTACCAAAATTTCCTTGTCAAGCTTTAAGGATTTGAAATCTAAAGATATGAATACCTTGGGACAAATTCCCAGCCTTCAGATTTTAAAACTGAGATTTGGAAGCTGTGAGGAAGAAACTCTTAATTGTGGTGCTGCTGGGAGCTTTCTGCGGCTTCAAGTGTTTATCATGGACGGTGTGAATATCACATGTCTTACATCAGAAGAAGGTGTGATGCCTCGTCTTCGCCGTGCCGTCTTCTATAACTGCCCTGACTTGAAGGAGGTTACTAAACAAATGCGTTCATTGGGTAGTAACTTGGAGTTTATAGAATATGATGTTAATCATGGTTTATCTCTTGGGTAG